From a region of the Triticum aestivum cultivar Chinese Spring chromosome 7D, IWGSC CS RefSeq v2.1, whole genome shotgun sequence genome:
- the LOC123169127 gene encoding galactose mutarotase — MHDLLPVPTGTPLLGLPFFQLFLIRPHSVEEQHLAMKMARALLVAPLLASCFVALGLSGRADAAAETKTVGVYELKKGDFSIKVTNWGATLMSVILPDSRGNLGDVILGYDTVAEYVNGTAYFGGLIGRVANRIANARFTLDGKAYRLVPNDGNNTLHGGHRGFDKVVWTVKEHVAGGSSPFITLYYHSFDGEQGFPGDVDVHVKYQLSGPHELSVRMNATARGKATPVNLAHHAYWNLGGHGSGSVLGEEVRLFASRYTPVDAALIPTGHLAPVAGTPYDFRTPAAVGSRIGGLLSRGVNGYDINYVVDGGGLRPVAVVRDGASGRAMELWADQPGVQFYTANGLSGVRGKGGKVYGRYGALCLETQGFPDAVNRPSFPSQIVRPGKVYMHHMVFKFSF; from the exons ATGCATGACCTTCTTCCGGTACCTACCGGAACTCCTCTCCTGGGCCTCCCCTTCTTCCAGCTCTTCTTGATAAGGCCACACTCCGTAGAAGAACAGCACCTTGCGATGAAAATGGCGAGAGCCCTGCTCGTCGCTCCTCTTCTCGCCTCGTGCTTTGTGGCGCTCGGCCTGTCCGGCCGCGCCGATGCGGCGGCCGAGACGAAGACCGTCGGTGTCTACGAGCTCAAGAAGGGGGATTTCTCCATCAAGGTCACCAACTGGGGTGCCACCCTCATGTCCGTGATCCTCCCCGACTCGAGAG GAAACTTGGGGGATGTGATCCTGGGCTACGATACGGTTGCTGAGTATGTG AATGGCACCGCCTACTTTGGAGGGTTGATCGGCCGCGTCGCCAACAGGATCGCCAACGCCCGGTTCACGCTGGACGGGAAGGCCTACCGGCTGGTTCCCAACGATGGCAACAACACGCTACACG GTGGTCACCGGGGATTCGATAAGGTCGTATGGACGGTGAAGGAGCACGTCGCCGGCGGCAGCTCCCCATTCATCACTCTGTACTATCATAGCTTCGACGGAGAGCAAG GGTTTCCAGGCGATGTGGACGTGCACGTGAAGTACCAGCTCTCCGGCCCGCACGAGCTGAGCGTGCGCATGAACGCGACGGCGCGGGGCAAGGCCACCCCGGTGAACCTCGCGCACCACGCCTACTGGAACCTCGGCGGCCACGGCAGCGGCAGCGTCCTCGGCGAGGAGGTCCGCCTCTTCGCCTCCCGGTACACGCCCGTGGATGCCGCGCTCATCCCGACGGGCCACCTGGCGCCCGTGGCCGGCACGCCCTACGACTTCCGCACGCCGGCCGCCGTGGGCTCGCGCATCGGTGGTCTCCTGAGCCGGGGCGTTAATGGGTACGACATCAACTACGTCGTGGACGGCGGGGGCCTGCGCCCGGTGGCAGTTGTCCGGGATGGCGCGTCCGGTAGGGCGATGGAGCTGTGGGCGGATCAGCCCGGGGTGCAGTTCTACACCGCCAACGGGCTGAGTGGCGTGAGGGGGAAGGGCGGCAAGGTCTATGGCCGATACGGCGCGCTCTGCTTGGAGACGCAGGGGTTCCCCGACGCCGTGAACCGCCCGAGTTTCCCGTCGCAGATCGTCCGGCCGGGGAAGGTGTACATGCATCACATGGTGTTCAAGTTCTCCTTCTAG
- the LOC123169128 gene encoding galactose mutarotase-like, protein MRMNATTRGKATPVNLAHHAYWNLGGHGSGSVLGEEVRLFASRYTPVDATLIPTGHLAPAAGTPYDLRRPATVGSRIGGLLSRGVDGYDINYVVDGGGLVAVVRDGASGRAMELWADQPGVQFYKANGLSGVRGKGGKVYARYGALCLETQGLPYAVPMNRPSFPSQIVRPRKVYRHHMVFKFTF, encoded by the coding sequence ATGCGCATGAATGCAACGACGCGGGGCAAGGCCACCCCGGTGAACCTAGCGCACCACGCCTACTGGAACCTCGGCGGCCACGGCAGCGGCAGCGTCCTCGGCGAGGAGGTCCGCCTTTTCGCCTCCCGGTACACGCCCGTGGACGCCACGCTCATCCCGACGGGTCACCTCGCGCCCGCGGCCGGCACGCCCTACGACTTACGCAGGCCGGCGACCGTGGGCTCGCGCATCGGGGGCCTCCTGAGCCGGGGCGTCGATGGGTACGACATCAACTACGTCGTGGACGGCGGGGGCCTGGTGGCGGTCGTCCGGGACGGCGCGTCCGGCAGGGCGATGGAGCTGTGGGCTGACCAGCCCGGGGTGCAGTTCTACAAGGCCAACGGGCTCAGCGGGGTGAGGGGAAAGGGCGGCAAGGTCTACGCTCGGTACGGCGCGCTATGCCTGGAGACGCAGGGGTTACCCTATGCCGTGCCCATGAACCGCCCGAGCTTCCCGTCGCAGATCGTCCGGCCGAGGAAGGTGTACAGGCATCACATGGTGTTCAAGTTCACCTTCTAG